One window of the Streptomyces sp. NBC_00259 genome contains the following:
- a CDS encoding SHOCT domain-containing protein, with protein MIAKMDGQAIGWMWVWPVLVVAGLLIIGYAVLRLARNGRGTAHGSGSGSVARRILDERYARGEIDKREYQHRWRVLR; from the coding sequence GTGATTGCGAAGATGGATGGGCAGGCGATCGGCTGGATGTGGGTATGGCCGGTGCTAGTCGTGGCCGGTCTGCTGATCATCGGCTACGCCGTATTGCGGCTGGCGCGAAACGGCCGAGGAACTGCCCACGGGTCCGGTTCGGGTTCGGTGGCGCGACGGATCCTCGATGAGCGCTACGCCCGCGGGGAAATCGACAAGCGGGAGTACCAGCACCGGTGGAGGGTGCTGCGGTGA